In a genomic window of Streptococcus oralis:
- a CDS encoding alpha-L-fucosidase: MTKIKPHGPLPSQTQLAYLEDELAAFIHFGPNTFYDQEWGSGQEDPMRFNPTKLDAREWVRVLKETGFKKLILVVKHHDGFVLYPTAHTDYSVKASPWRDGKGDLLLEVSQAATEFDMDLGVYLSPWDAHSSLYHVDREADYNAYYLAQLKEILSNPAYGNVGKFTEVWIDGARGEGAQQVNYEFETWFETIRDLQGDCLIFSTEGTSIRWIGNERGYAGDPLWQKVKPDQLGTEAELDYLQQGDPFGTLFSIGEADVSLRPGWFYHEDQDPKSLEELVEIYFHSVGRGTPLLLNIPPNQDGLFDEKDIRRLYEFAVYRDELYKEDLALGAKVSGPALSSDFACHHLTDGLEASSWASDAELPIQLELDLGSPKTFDVIELREDLKLGQRIAAFHVQVELDGVWQEFGSGYTVGYKRLLRGSVVEAQKIRVTITEAQALPLLTKISLYKTPTLSKKETVQQLEFSEKSLAVTKGENVYFTVKRIEFSSPLEAKISIQPGTGVHGVAYRDEIQVLTFQAGETEKRLTLPTLYFAGDKSLDFYLNLTVDGQLVDQLQVQVS; the protein is encoded by the coding sequence ATGACGAAAATAAAGCCGCATGGACCATTACCAAGTCAGACCCAGCTAGCTTATTTAGAGGATGAACTAGCTGCCTTTATCCATTTTGGTCCCAATACCTTTTATGACCAGGAATGGGGAAGTGGGCAAGAGGATCCTATGCGTTTTAACCCGACTAAGTTGGATGCGCGTGAATGGGTTCGGGTACTCAAAGAAACGGGTTTTAAAAAACTGATTTTGGTGGTTAAGCACCATGATGGTTTTGTGCTCTACCCGACAGCCCATACAGACTATTCGGTCAAGGCTAGCCCTTGGAGGGATGGAAAGGGGGACTTGCTCCTTGAGGTTTCCCAAGCTGCGACTGAGTTTGACATGGATTTGGGAGTGTATTTGTCTCCTTGGGATGCTCACAGTTCCCTCTATCACGTGGACCGAGAAGCGGACTACAATGCCTACTATCTGGCTCAATTGAAGGAAATTTTGTCAAATCCTGCCTATGGGAATGTCGGTAAGTTCACTGAGGTGTGGATAGATGGTGCTCGAGGAGAAGGGGCCCAGCAAGTCAACTATGAGTTTGAGACTTGGTTTGAAACCATTCGTGACTTGCAGGGCGATTGTTTGATTTTCTCAACTGAGGGAACTAGTATTCGCTGGATTGGAAATGAACGAGGCTATGCAGGGGATCCCTTGTGGCAAAAAGTCAAGCCAGACCAGTTAGGAACAGAGGCGGAATTAGATTATCTACAGCAAGGAGACCCCTTTGGGACGCTATTTTCAATCGGTGAGGCAGATGTTTCTCTTCGGCCGGGATGGTTTTACCATGAGGATCAGGACCCCAAGTCTCTCGAGGAGTTGGTCGAAATCTACTTTCACTCGGTAGGGCGGGGAACTCCACTCTTGCTTAATATCCCACCGAACCAAGATGGCCTCTTTGACGAAAAAGATATCCGGCGACTGTATGAATTTGCTGTCTACCGTGACGAACTCTATAAAGAGGATTTGGCTTTGGGAGCCAAGGTATCTGGTCCGGCTCTATCATCAGACTTTGCTTGTCATCATCTGACAGATGGACTGGAGGCTAGTTCTTGGGCAAGTGATGCAGAGTTGCCAATCCAATTAGAGCTCGATTTAGGATCACCTAAAACTTTTGATGTGATTGAGTTAAGAGAAGATTTGAAGCTGGGGCAACGCATCGCTGCTTTCCATGTTCAGGTAGAGTTGGATGGCGTCTGGCAGGAGTTTGGCTCTGGTTATACTGTTGGCTACAAACGTCTCTTACGAGGATCAGTCGTTGAGGCGCAGAAGATACGCGTGACCATTACAGAGGCACAGGCTTTGCCTTTGTTGACCAAGATTTCACTCTATAAAACACCTACCTTGTCGAAAAAAGAAACTGTTCAGCAACTAGAGTTTTCAGAAAAAAGTCTAGCTGTGACCAAGGGAGAAAATGTCTACTTTACAGTGAAGCGCATAGAATTTAGCAGTCCTTTAGAAGCTAAGATTTCGATTCAACCAGGGACAGGTGTGCATGGTGTCGCCTATCGGGACGAGATTCAAGTCCTTACGTTTCAAGCTGGTGAGACTGAAAAAAGGCTAACGCTACCAACCTTGTATTTTGCAGGAGATAAAAGCTTAGATTTTTATCTGAATTTGACAGTAGATGGTCAGCTGGTTGACCAGCTTCAGGTCCAAGTTTCATAA
- a CDS encoding zinc ABC transporter substrate-binding protein AdcA: MKKISLLLASLCALFLVACSNQKQADGKLNIVTTFYPVYEFTKQVAGDTANVELLIGAGTEPHEYEPSAKAVAKIQDADTFVYENENMETWVPKLLESLDKKKVKTIKATGDMLLLPGGEEEEEGHDHGGEGHHHDYDPHVWLSPARAIKLVEHIRDSLSADYPDKKEAFEKNASAYIEKLQALDKAYTDGLSQAKQKSFVTQHAAFNYLALDYGLKQVSISGLSPDAEPSAARLAELTEYIKKNKISYIYFEENASQALANTLSKETGVKLDVLNPLESLTEEATKAGEDYISIMEKNLKALKQTTDQEGPEIEPEKEENTKTVHNGYFEDADVKDRALSDYAGNWQSVYPFLEDGTFDQVFDYKAKLTGKMTKDEYKAYYRKGYQTDVTKINITDNTMEFVQGGQSKKFTYKYVGKKILTYKKGNRGVRFLFEATDADAGQFKYVQFSDHNIAPVKAEHFHIFFGGTSQEALFEEMENWPTYYPDNLSGQEIAQEMLAH; this comes from the coding sequence ATGAAAAAAATTAGCTTACTACTGGCTAGCCTATGTGCCTTGTTTTTAGTGGCTTGTTCCAATCAAAAGCAAGCAGATGGGAAGCTAAATATCGTGACAACCTTTTACCCTGTCTACGAATTTACCAAACAAGTCGCAGGAGATACTGCTAATGTAGAACTTCTAATCGGTGCTGGTACAGAACCCCATGAGTATGAACCGTCTGCCAAGGCAGTTGCCAAAATCCAAGACGCAGATACCTTTGTCTATGAAAATGAAAATATGGAAACTTGGGTTCCAAAATTGTTAGAATCCTTGGATAAGAAAAAAGTGAAAACCATCAAGGCGACAGGTGATATGCTCCTCTTGCCAGGTGGTGAGGAAGAAGAGGAAGGGCATGATCACGGGGGTGAGGGTCACCATCACGACTACGATCCCCACGTTTGGCTTTCACCAGCACGTGCTATCAAACTGGTAGAGCATATCCGTGACAGCTTGTCAGCAGATTATCCTGATAAAAAAGAGGCTTTTGAAAAGAATGCGTCTGCCTATATTGAAAAATTGCAAGCATTGGACAAGGCCTACACAGATGGCTTGTCTCAAGCTAAACAAAAGAGCTTTGTGACCCAGCATGCTGCCTTTAACTACCTTGCCTTGGACTACGGTCTCAAGCAAGTATCCATCTCAGGTCTCTCACCAGATGCAGAACCATCAGCAGCACGTTTGGCAGAATTGACCGAGTATATCAAGAAAAACAAGATTTCCTATATCTACTTTGAAGAGAATGCCTCTCAAGCCCTTGCCAATACCCTCTCCAAAGAAACAGGTGTCAAACTAGATGTGCTTAATCCGCTAGAAAGTTTGACAGAAGAAGCAACCAAGGCTGGTGAGGACTATATCTCTATCATGGAGAAAAACCTCAAGGCTCTCAAGCAGACAACAGATCAAGAAGGACCAGAAATCGAACCAGAAAAGGAAGAAAACACTAAGACAGTTCACAACGGTTACTTTGAGGACGCAGATGTCAAGGACCGCGCCTTGAGTGACTATGCAGGAAACTGGCAATCAGTTTATCCTTTCCTTGAGGACGGAACTTTTGATCAAGTCTTTGACTACAAGGCTAAGTTGACTGGTAAGATGACCAAAGATGAGTACAAGGCCTACTATAGAAAAGGCTATCAGACAGATGTGACTAAGATCAACATTACGGACAACACTATGGAATTTGTTCAAGGTGGGCAAAGCAAGAAATTCACCTACAAGTATGTCGGCAAGAAAATCTTGACTTATAAGAAAGGCAATCGTGGCGTGCGCTTCCTCTTTGAAGCGACAGATGCGGATGCTGGACAGTTCAAGTACGTTCAGTTTAGTGACCACAATATCGCCCCAGTCAAGGCAGAACATTTCCATATCTTCTTTGGAGGTACTAGCCAAGAAGCCCTCTTTGAAGAGATGGAAAACTGGCCAACCTACTACCCAGATAACCTATCTGGCCAAGAAATCGCCCAAGAAATGTTGGCGCATTGA
- a CDS encoding metal ABC transporter permease, translated as MLSLLSYDFMQRAFLAVIAMSLFSPVLGTFLILRRQSLMSDTLSHVSLSGVAFGLVLGISPTISTIAIVLIAAVFLEYLRTVYKNFMEIGTAILMSTGLAVSLIVMSKGKSSSSMSLDQYLFGSIVTISQEQVIFLFAIAAVVLLLTFLFLRPMYILTFDEDTAFVDGLPVRTMSILFNMVTGVAIALMIPAAGALLVSTIMVLPASIALRLGKNFKSVMLLASAIGFLGMVAGLYISYYAETPASASITIIFVAVFLLVSLLKRFIK; from the coding sequence ATGCTTAGTTTGTTATCTTATGATTTCATGCAGCGTGCCTTCTTGGCGGTCATTGCCATGAGTCTCTTTTCTCCAGTTCTTGGGACCTTCCTTATCTTACGTCGTCAGAGTCTCATGAGTGATACCCTCAGTCACGTTTCTCTATCAGGAGTAGCCTTTGGTCTGGTTTTGGGAATTTCTCCAACCATTTCAACCATTGCCATTGTCTTGATCGCAGCGGTCTTTCTAGAGTATCTCCGGACAGTCTATAAGAACTTTATGGAAATCGGAACTGCCATCCTCATGTCGACAGGGCTTGCAGTGTCTCTTATCGTGATGAGTAAGGGGAAAAGTTCGAGCTCCATGAGTTTGGACCAATATCTCTTTGGTTCGATTGTGACCATTAGCCAGGAGCAGGTGATTTTCCTCTTTGCCATTGCGGCGGTCGTTTTACTCTTGACTTTCTTATTCTTGCGACCAATGTATATCCTGACTTTTGATGAGGACACGGCCTTTGTGGATGGTTTGCCAGTTCGTACCATGTCTATCCTCTTTAACATGGTGACAGGGGTGGCCATTGCCCTTATGATACCAGCAGCAGGAGCCCTTTTGGTGTCGACTATTATGGTCTTGCCAGCTAGTATTGCCCTTCGTCTGGGGAAAAACTTTAAATCCGTTATGTTACTAGCCAGCGCTATTGGCTTTTTGGGAATGGTGGCAGGTCTCTATATTTCCTACTATGCGGAAACACCTGCCAGCGCTAGTATCACCATTATCTTTGTAGCTGTCTTTTTGTTAGTCAGTCTACTGAAACGTTTTATCAAATAG
- a CDS encoding metal ABC transporter ATP-binding protein, translating to MRYITVEDLSFYYDKEPVLEHINYSVDSGEFVTLTGENGAAKTTLIKASLGILQPRFGKVTISKTNTHGKKLRIAYLPQQIASFNAGFPSTVYEFVKSGRYPRKGWFRRLNAHDEEHIKASLDSVGMWEHRDKRIGSLSGGQKQRAVIARMFASDPDIFVLDEPTTGMDAGSKNEFYELMHHSAHHHGKAVLMITHDPEEVKDYADRNIHLVRNQDSPWRCFNVHESDQEVEHA from the coding sequence ATGCGGTATATTACAGTAGAGGACTTGTCTTTCTATTATGACAAGGAACCTGTCCTCGAGCACATCAACTATAGTGTTGATAGTGGGGAGTTTGTCACCCTGACTGGTGAAAATGGAGCTGCCAAGACAACGCTTATCAAGGCGAGCCTAGGCATCTTGCAGCCAAGATTTGGTAAGGTAACCATCTCAAAGACAAACACTCATGGGAAAAAACTTAGGATAGCTTATCTTCCCCAGCAGATAGCCAGTTTTAATGCTGGTTTTCCAAGTACGGTTTATGAATTTGTCAAGTCGGGTCGTTATCCGCGAAAAGGCTGGTTCCGTCGCTTGAATGCTCATGATGAGGAGCATATCAAGGCTAGTCTAGACTCAGTTGGTATGTGGGAACATCGTGACAAACGAATTGGTTCCCTCTCGGGAGGGCAAAAGCAACGAGCAGTGATTGCCCGGATGTTTGCTTCTGACCCAGATATTTTTGTCCTGGATGAGCCGACAACAGGGATGGATGCTGGAAGCAAAAATGAATTTTACGAACTCATGCACCATAGTGCCCACCATCATGGTAAGGCTGTTTTGATGATTACCCATGACCCTGAGGAAGTCAAGGACTATGCGGATCGCAATATTCATCTAGTTCGTAACCAAGATTCGCCATGGCGTTGTTTCAACGTTCACGAAAGCGATCAGGAGGTGGAACATGCTTAG
- the adcR gene encoding zinc-dependent transcriptional regulator AdcR, whose translation MRQLAQEIDNFLNEVILRSENQHEILIGHCTSDVALTNTQEHILMLLSEESLTNSELARRLNVSQAAVTKAIKSLVKEGMLETSRDPKDARVIFYQLTELARPVAEEHHHHHEHTLLAYEQVASQFTPNEQEVIQRFLTALVGEIK comes from the coding sequence ATGAGACAGCTTGCGCAGGAAATCGATAACTTTTTAAACGAGGTGATCTTGAGATCTGAGAACCAGCATGAAATTCTAATCGGGCATTGCACGAGTGACGTTGCCTTGACCAATACTCAGGAACACATCCTCATGCTCTTGTCAGAAGAATCCCTAACCAACTCGGAGTTGGCCCGTCGCCTTAATGTCAGTCAGGCGGCAGTGACCAAGGCTATCAAATCTTTGGTCAAAGAGGGTATGTTAGAGACATCCAGAGATCCCAAAGATGCGCGTGTGATCTTTTATCAACTGACAGAGCTGGCTCGACCAGTGGCAGAGGAACACCACCATCATCATGAACACACGCTCTTAGCCTATGAACAAGTGGCAAGTCAGTTTACTCCAAATGAACAAGAAGTTATCCAGCGGTTTTTAACTGCTTTAGTAGGAGAAATCAAATAA
- the nt5e gene encoding cell surface ecto-5'-nucleotidase Nt5e has product MNKRSLLPVLSTALLAPAFLAGQVYAEEATTPAESSAVVATPATSVTPAPVESPAVPETSATSATSEAVAPAETPSAPAESPKSEEKDTVILHTNDVHGRIVEEKGVIGDAKLATVIEQERAKSNQNTLVVDAGDAFQGLPISNSTKGEARAEILNQMQYDAMAVGNHEFDFGLDEAKKYKEILKFPLLSSNTYVNGARLFEASTIVDKDKTVEGDEFVVIGVTTPETATKTHPKNVKGVTFTDPISEVNKVIEEVQAKARAEGKDYKHYVVLAHLGVDTTTPVEWRGSTLAEALSKNPRLKGKRVTVIDGHSHTVASTTYGDNVTYNQTGSYLHNVGKVIYKSRQLLGNPTQIPAADAKKLPANPTVEKLVKDIKQKYDAENAVEIVSNSPVELNGDRENVRVRETNLGNVVADSLYQYGQTGFSHPTDIAVTNGGGLRETIAKGKPITKGNVIAVLPFGNTISQIQVTGQQVLDMFEKSLGSILQVDKDGKKVLDENGQPLLEPSGGFLQVSGVKVYYDTNLPSGKRVLAIQVKNRTTGRYDLLDLAKTYYLATNDFLAAGGDGYTMLGGAREEGPSMDAAFEEYLKTADLTQYEKINPNSRTISVDSKNFSLPVETPQTNAAASDATTNVPLTYEVAGQFSKKAVVSEKALPNTGSEQSIFLLLMGMVAGLAGILSSRKPKQK; this is encoded by the coding sequence ATGAACAAACGTTCTTTGTTACCTGTCTTATCGACAGCCCTGTTAGCTCCAGCCTTCTTAGCTGGACAAGTCTATGCTGAAGAAGCAACAACTCCTGCAGAAAGTTCAGCTGTTGTAGCGACTCCTGCTACGTCGGTGACTCCAGCTCCTGTTGAGAGCCCTGCGGTACCGGAAACTTCAGCAACTTCGGCAACTTCAGAGGCGGTTGCACCTGCAGAAACTCCGTCAGCTCCTGCTGAATCTCCTAAAAGCGAAGAAAAGGACACCGTTATCTTACACACCAATGATGTCCATGGTCGTATTGTAGAGGAAAAGGGAGTAATTGGAGATGCCAAGTTAGCGACTGTCATTGAGCAGGAGCGTGCGAAATCAAATCAAAACACTCTAGTTGTTGATGCGGGAGACGCTTTCCAAGGTTTACCGATTTCCAACTCTACGAAGGGTGAAGCGCGCGCTGAAATTCTCAATCAGATGCAGTATGATGCAATGGCAGTAGGAAACCATGAGTTTGACTTTGGTTTAGACGAAGCTAAGAAATACAAGGAGATCTTGAAATTCCCATTACTTAGCTCAAATACCTATGTCAATGGAGCTCGTCTTTTTGAAGCTTCTACAATCGTTGATAAAGATAAGACTGTGGAAGGTGATGAGTTTGTTGTAATCGGCGTGACAACACCTGAAACAGCAACCAAAACTCACCCTAAAAATGTCAAAGGGGTAACTTTTACAGATCCAATCTCTGAAGTCAATAAGGTCATCGAAGAAGTTCAAGCCAAGGCTCGTGCAGAAGGTAAGGACTACAAACACTATGTTGTGCTGGCTCACTTGGGTGTGGATACCACAACCCCAGTAGAATGGCGTGGTTCAACTTTGGCAGAAGCTCTCTCTAAAAATCCTCGTCTCAAAGGCAAACGTGTGACAGTTATTGATGGGCATTCTCATACAGTAGCTTCCACAACTTATGGCGACAATGTTACCTATAACCAAACAGGAAGTTACCTTCATAATGTTGGGAAGGTTATCTACAAATCACGTCAGCTTTTGGGCAATCCAACTCAGATTCCGGCTGCTGATGCTAAAAAATTACCAGCCAATCCAACAGTTGAAAAACTAGTCAAAGACATTAAACAAAAATACGATGCTGAAAATGCAGTTGAGATTGTTTCAAACAGCCCTGTAGAACTAAACGGTGATCGTGAAAATGTTCGGGTCCGTGAAACCAACCTCGGAAACGTCGTGGCAGACTCGCTCTATCAGTATGGTCAAACAGGATTTAGCCATCCGACTGACATCGCTGTGACAAATGGTGGTGGCTTGCGTGAAACCATTGCAAAAGGCAAACCGATCACTAAAGGAAATGTCATTGCCGTTCTTCCATTTGGAAATACCATCTCACAAATACAAGTGACTGGGCAACAAGTATTGGATATGTTTGAAAAATCACTCGGATCTATCTTGCAGGTCGATAAGGATGGCAAGAAGGTCTTGGATGAGAACGGGCAACCATTGTTGGAGCCAAGTGGTGGTTTCTTGCAAGTTTCAGGTGTGAAGGTCTACTATGATACCAACCTACCATCAGGCAAACGTGTCTTGGCCATCCAGGTCAAAAACCGCACGACTGGTCGTTATGATCTTCTAGACCTTGCAAAGACGTACTATCTTGCAACCAATGATTTCTTAGCTGCGGGTGGTGATGGCTACACGATGTTAGGTGGTGCGCGAGAAGAAGGTCCTTCTATGGATGCTGCCTTTGAAGAGTATCTGAAAACCGCTGATTTGACCCAGTATGAAAAGATCAATCCGAACTCACGGACGATTTCTGTGGATTCTAAAAACTTTAGTCTACCAGTAGAAACGCCTCAAACGAATGCAGCTGCTAGCGATGCGACTACAAATGTGCCATTGACTTATGAGGTGGCAGGTCAATTTAGCAAGAAGGCAGTTGTCTCAGAAAAGGCCCTCCCAAATACAGGAAGCGAACAGTCCATCTTCTTGCTCTTGATGGGAATGGTAGCTGGTTTGGCAGGTATCTTATCGAGTCGAAAACCAAAGCAAAAATAG
- the dltD gene encoding D-alanyl-lipoteichoic acid biosynthesis protein DltD: protein MLKRLWLIFGPIFIAGFLVLLLIFFYPSTTSHNLTEEKYSAASVSAESFKERSQKVRALTDPNMRFIPFLGSSEWIRFDSVHPAVLAEKYHRPYRPYFLGQAGAASLNQYFGLQQILPEIENKQAVFVISPQWFTETDYEPAAFQRFFNSDQLTAFLGNQSGDIAAKHAAIRLLKQNPNVALKGIVQKLSKGEELSDVDQVAIDIFARFNEKQSALFGQFSIRGQLKYKEHVENYLKDLPDQFSYDELEKIVRKDAEANTTNNDMGMENHFYTREIQKDLKKWEGYQKNYNFLKSSEYNDLQLVLNQFAKSNVNVLFVIQPVNKKWMEYTGLSEEMYQHAVEKIRYQLESQGFTNIADFSKNGGDPYFVKDTIHLGWLGWLAFDKVVNPFLTDPKPAPDYKMNDRFFSKDWATYDGNIKDFQ, encoded by the coding sequence ATGCTTAAACGCTTGTGGCTAATCTTCGGGCCTATCTTCATTGCTGGATTTTTGGTTCTTCTACTCATCTTTTTTTATCCAAGTACAACAAGCCATAATCTGACTGAGGAGAAATATTCGGCGGCTTCTGTTAGTGCAGAGAGTTTTAAAGAGAGAAGCCAAAAAGTAAGGGCTCTTACGGATCCAAATATGCGTTTTATTCCTTTTCTAGGGTCCAGTGAATGGATTCGATTTGATAGTGTCCATCCAGCTGTTTTAGCGGAAAAATACCATCGTCCCTATCGTCCTTACTTTCTAGGTCAAGCAGGAGCAGCCTCTCTCAATCAATATTTTGGCCTACAGCAAATTTTGCCAGAAATAGAGAATAAGCAGGCTGTATTTGTGATTTCGCCTCAGTGGTTTACGGAGACAGATTATGAACCCGCAGCGTTTCAGAGATTTTTTAACAGTGACCAATTGACAGCTTTTTTGGGAAATCAATCTGGTGACATTGCTGCAAAGCATGCGGCTATTCGATTGTTAAAGCAGAATCCTAATGTTGCATTAAAAGGCATTGTTCAAAAACTGTCAAAGGGTGAAGAATTATCAGATGTTGATCAGGTTGCTATTGATATTTTTGCGCGATTCAACGAAAAACAATCCGCTCTCTTTGGACAATTCTCCATTCGAGGACAACTCAAGTACAAGGAACACGTGGAGAACTATTTAAAAGATCTTCCGGATCAATTTTCTTATGATGAGTTAGAAAAAATTGTTCGTAAGGACGCAGAGGCAAATACGACCAATAACGATATGGGGATGGAAAATCATTTCTATACGAGAGAGATTCAAAAGGATTTAAAAAAATGGGAAGGATATCAAAAAAATTACAACTTCCTCAAGTCCTCTGAGTACAATGATTTGCAGCTGGTCCTCAATCAATTTGCTAAGTCGAATGTCAATGTACTCTTTGTCATCCAGCCGGTTAACAAGAAGTGGATGGAGTACACAGGACTCAGCGAAGAGATGTACCAGCATGCAGTGGAGAAAATTCGTTACCAATTAGAAAGTCAGGGTTTTACCAATATTGCTGATTTTTCAAAAAATGGAGGGGACCCTTATTTTGTTAAAGATACCATTCATCTAGGATGGTTAGGTTGGCTAGCTTTTGATAAGGTTGTCAATCCTTTCTTGACGGATCCGAAACCAGCTCCAGACTACAAGATGAATGACCGCTTCTTTAGCAAGGACTGGGCGACCTATGATGGGAACATCAAAGATTTCCAATAA
- the dltC gene encoding D-alanine--poly(phosphoribitol) ligase subunit DltC, giving the protein MDIKSEVIEIIDELFMEDVSDMMDEDLFDAGVLDSMGTVELIVEIENRFDIRVPVTEFGRDDWNTANKIVEGITELKNA; this is encoded by the coding sequence ATGGATATCAAATCAGAAGTTATTGAAATTATTGATGAGTTGTTTATGGAAGATGTTTCTGACATGATGGATGAAGATCTTTTTGATGCCGGTGTCTTGGATAGCATGGGAACGGTTGAATTGATTGTGGAGATTGAAAACCGTTTTGACATTCGTGTTCCAGTGACGGAGTTCGGTCGTGATGACTGGAATACGGCTAATAAAATCGTAGAAGGTATTACGGAGTTGAAGAATGCTTAA
- the dltB gene encoding D-alanyl-lipoteichoic acid biosynthesis protein DltB translates to MMELYKQLPHLEPYGDLQYFLYVIVATLPIFIGLFFKKRFALYEVLVSLFFIITMLVGGKTNQISALILYVIWQVLLVSFYKRYRKQRDSKWIFYLISFLSLLPIVFVKVSPAIHGPQSLFGFLGISYLTFRAVGVIVELRDGVIKDLTIWQFLRFLLFMPTFSSGPIDRFKRFNENYETIPERDELMDMLEEAVKYIMLGFLYKFILAHILGETLLPPLKNLALQTGGFFNLYALAVMYTFGLELFFDFAGYSMFALAISNLMGIHSPINFNKPFLSRDLKEFWNRWHMSLSFWFRDFVFMRMVMVLTRKKVFKNRNVTSSVAYILNMLIMGFWHGVTWYYIAYGLFHGIGLVINDAWIRKKKALNKERKKAGKGSLPENRWIQLLGMVVTFHVVMVSFLIFSGFLNDLWFKK, encoded by the coding sequence ATGATGGAGCTTTATAAACAGCTACCTCATTTGGAACCTTATGGTGATCTTCAGTACTTTTTATACGTAATTGTTGCGACTTTACCTATCTTTATCGGTCTTTTTTTCAAGAAACGTTTTGCCTTGTACGAGGTGCTCGTTAGTCTCTTCTTTATCATCACCATGTTGGTCGGTGGAAAGACGAATCAAATAAGCGCTTTGATCCTTTATGTTATTTGGCAAGTGCTGCTTGTATCTTTCTACAAAAGGTACAGGAAACAACGGGATAGTAAATGGATATTTTACCTGATTAGCTTTCTATCTCTATTGCCAATCGTCTTTGTGAAAGTATCTCCTGCTATTCATGGACCTCAATCTTTGTTTGGCTTTTTAGGGATTTCTTACTTAACCTTTCGTGCAGTTGGGGTTATCGTTGAGTTGAGAGACGGTGTCATCAAGGATTTAACGATTTGGCAATTCTTACGTTTTCTTCTCTTTATGCCGACTTTCTCAAGTGGTCCCATTGATCGTTTTAAACGCTTCAATGAAAATTACGAGACCATTCCTGAGCGGGATGAGCTGATGGATATGCTAGAAGAGGCTGTCAAATATATCATGCTTGGCTTCCTCTACAAGTTTATCTTGGCTCACATTTTAGGAGAGACATTATTGCCTCCGCTGAAAAATTTGGCCTTGCAGACAGGTGGTTTCTTTAACCTCTACGCTTTAGCGGTCATGTACACCTTTGGCCTGGAGCTCTTCTTTGACTTTGCGGGCTACTCTATGTTTGCCTTAGCCATTTCAAACTTGATGGGTATTCATAGTCCTATCAACTTTAACAAGCCCTTTTTGTCAAGGGATTTAAAAGAGTTTTGGAATCGCTGGCACATGAGTCTGTCTTTCTGGTTCCGTGACTTTGTCTTTATGCGGATGGTCATGGTGTTGACCAGAAAGAAGGTCTTTAAAAATCGCAATGTGACCTCAAGTGTAGCCTATATTCTCAATATGCTGATTATGGGATTTTGGCATGGTGTGACCTGGTACTACATAGCCTATGGACTTTTTCATGGGATTGGGCTGGTCATCAATGACGCTTGGATTCGTAAGAAAAAAGCGCTCAATAAAGAACGGAAAAAAGCTGGAAAGGGTTCCTTACCTGAGAATCGCTGGATTCAGTTGCTTGGCATGGTTGTCACCTTCCATGTCGTGATGGTTTCATTCTTAATCTTTTCTGGATTTTTGAATGATTTATGGTTTAAAAAATAA